The following nucleotide sequence is from Dyella sp. BiH032.
CCGCGTTCTGCCCGGTGGTACCGTCGATCACCATCAGCACCTCGTGCGGCGCCTCTGCGTCGATCTTCTTGAGCACACGCGCGATCTTGCCCAGCTCATCCATCAGCCCGCCCTGCGTGTGCAGGCGGCCGGCGGTATCGGCGATCAGCACGTCGGCGCCGCGCGAGCGCGCCGCCTGCAGCGCGTCGAAGATCACGCTGGCCGAGTCGGCATCCTGGCCTTGCGCGATCACCGGCACGCTGTTGCGCGCACCCCAGGTCTTGAGCTGCTCCACGGCGGCGGCGCGGAAGGTGTCGCCCGCGGCCAGCAGCACCGCGCGGCCTTCGTCGCGGTAGCGACGCGCCAGCTTGCCGATGGTGGTGGTCTTGCCGACGCCATTGATGCCCACGGTGAGCACCACGTACGGCTTGTGGCCGCTCACATCCAGCGGCCGCTGCACGGGTGTCAACAGCTGCACCAGCTCCATCCGCAGCGCGGCCAGCAGCGCGGAGGCGTCGGCGAACTCGCGCTTGTGCATGCGCCGGCGCAGGTTCTCCACCAGCGAGGTACTGGCCTCGATGCCGACGTCGGCAGTGATCAGCGTAGTTTCCAGTTCATCGAGCAGCGCATCGTCCAGCTTGGGATGGCGGCTGAACAGCGAGGTCAGTCCGCGTGCGAAGCCACTACCTGAAAGGCGTTCGCGCCAGCTTCGCCGGGCCGGGGCGACGTCCGCGTCCGGCACTTCGAACGGCTGCTCCTCGGCCGGCTGCTCGGCCGGCGGGGGCGCTTCGGACAACACTTCGCCGAGGGCCGGGGTATCCAGTGAGGCGGCATCCGCGTCATGCGGCATGGCCGCGGCCGGCGCGTCCGCCGCGGGCGCAGGCGTGGCGTCCGGCGGGGGCGTCTCGGCGGGTTTCTTCTTCCAGAACTTGAGCATTGCGGCGGGGATTCGAAGACAATGCCGCGCATGCTACCACCCCTGCCTTCCACGCCCCGTCAGCGGGCTGCCGCGCAGTGCCTGCCCGCATGAGTGGGGCGAGCGGGCGCATCCGCATCATCGGCGGACATCTGCGCAATTCACGCCTGGACGTGCCGGCGCTGCCCGGACTGCGCCCCACGGCTGAACGGGTGCGCGAGACACTGTTCAACTGGCTGGCTCCGGTCATCGCCGGCGCCCGGTGCCTGGATCTGTGCGCGGGCACCGGCGCGCTGGGTATCGAGGCGCTGTCGCGCGGCGCGGCGCGAACCCAGTTCGTCGAGCGCGAGCCGCGCGCCGCCCAGGCGCTGCGCGACAATCTGGCGCGGCTCAAGGTCCAGGGCGGCGACGTGGCGACGGCGGACGCGGCCGCCTACCTGCACGGCGCGGCGCAAACCTACGATGTCGTCTTCCTCGATCCGCCGTTCGTGCTCGACCTGTGGGCCGCCTTGGCGCGGCAACTGGAAGAGGGCGGCTGGCTCGCTCCCGCTGCCTGGATTTATGTGGAATCTCCGCGCAGCGCGGTGCCCGCGTTGCCGGCCACGTGGCGGCCGCATCGCGAAGGGCAGGCCGGCGAAGTGCGCTACGCGTTGTATCGCCGCGCGCCCTGATACGCCCAGCCTGCCGGTCGATGCCACGCGGGGCTACGCAAACGGGGGGAACAGGCCCTAAGCTAACCGCCCTTTCAGCCGCAGCGCCGATGCCCACGTGAATCCGCCGGTCAACCCGCGTCTCGCCGTCTATCCGGGCACTTTCGATCCGATCACCAACGGGCACGCCGATCTCGTTGCGCGCGCCGCGCCGCTGTTCGAGCGCATCGTGGTCGCGGTGGCCGAGAGCCCCAACAAGGGCAAGGGCCCCGGCTTCAGCCTCAACGAGCGCATCGCGCTCGCGCGGCTGGCCCTGGCCGATCTGCGCAATGTGGAAGTGCGCGGCTTCGATTGCCTGCTCGCCAACTTCGTGCGCGACATCAGCGCGGGCGTGATCATCCGCGGCCTGCGCGCAGTGTCGGACTTCGAATACGAATTCCAGCTCGCGAGCATGAATCGCCATCTGATCCCCGGCGTGGAGACGCTGTTCCTTACTCCGGCCGAGCAGTACAGCTTCATTTCCTCTTCGCTGGTGCGCGAGATCGGCCGCCTGGGCGGCGACATCTCAGGCTTCGTGCATCCGGCGGTGCAGCAGGCGATGCGCCAGCGCCGCCAGTAAGGCTGCTTTCCGGCGCGCTGTGCGCTGTGGTTGCACCGGGGCCGCTCGTGTATGCTCGCGGCCATCCTGCGGACAGGACAGGCAAGCCATCGCGCCGGGCGTCGCACCGACGGCCCGTCGGCGGCGCCGACGGGTCCCGTCTTCCGGGGGATCCACGTCCAGACTCCACGACTCAGGGTGACCACCATGTACAAGTACGCACTCCTCGCCGCCATCGCGCTCGGCTCGCTGGCGCTCGCCGGCTGCAACAAGGGCGGCGACGAAAACGCCAGCCAGGCCACCGAGCAGACCGCGCAGGTCTCCAAGCCCACCGACCCGAACGACGGCAAGGCGTGGAACGCCTACCTCGGCCAGATCGTGCAGAAGAACATGCAGGGCATGACCGCCGATCGTCCGTATCCGTACCTGGTGAATGCCGGCGACAGCGACGAGGACAAGGCCAAGCGCGACCGTCAGCTCCAGAACGTGCAGGACACCGTCGCCCGCGGCGTGCTGCCCGGCAACATGCTGGTGTTCGCCGGTCCGGAATCGGCCAAGACCGCCGACTTGATCATCGAAGCCTTCAAGGACGCCAAGCCCGGCTCCTTCAAGGACGTGATCGTCCTGTTCATCGGCGACAAGGCCGACCAGGACCGCGTCACCACGGCCCTGCAGCCGACCGGCGCCACCGTCCGCTTCGTGGCGATGTAAGCCGGGCGAACCGCTCGCCTCCAAGACCCGCGGCGCGAGCCGCGGGTTTTTTGTTGGGCGAGGGCCGGGCGCGGCGCGCCTCCAGCTCTGCCGCACACGCTTTTTTGCCCGGGAATTCGCCGATCCGGGCGCCCCTTGCTGCGCCGCAGCAGGCGGCGCTACCGTGTACACTCGCGCGATGTCCCTGAAAATCCTCGATACCTGCGTCAACTGCGACGTATGCGAACCGGTCTGTCCGAACAAGGCAATCTCGCTGGGCGAGGAGTACTACGTGATCGACCCGGCGTTGTGCACGGAGTGCGTGGGGCATCATGACGAACCGCAGTGCATCGAGGTCTGCCCGGTCGAGTGCATCATCGTCGACCCGGAACACACCGAGACGCACGACCAGCTCGAACTCAAGTACCGCCAGTTGATGAAAGAGGGGCAGGCATGAGGTTTTCCATGAAGTGGCCGGCGCTGCACGCCCGCGCCGTCCTGTTGGGCCTGCTGCTGGTCAGCGGCGCCACCTTCGCCGACGACACCCGCACCGATACCGCCGCGCACAAGGGCCCCGTGGCCCTGCGCGGGCCGGGCAAGGCGGCGATCGCCAGCGCCAACTTCCACGCCACCGAGGCGGGCCTCGAGGTGATCGCCAAGGGCGGCAACGCCTTCGACGCGGCGATCGCGGTCGCCGCCACGCTCTCCGTGGTGGAGCCGGAAAGCTCCGGCATTGGCGGCGGTTTCATGGCGGTGCTGCATCGCGCCGCCGACGGCAAGCAGATCTTCATCGACGCGCGCGAGACCGCACCGGCAGCCGTCGATCCCAAGGACTATGTCGAAAAGGACGGCTCGCCCAACCGCGATACCGCCCTCAACGGCCCGCTTTCCGCCGGCATTCCCGGCGAACCGGCCGGGCTGGCATGGCTGGCCCAGCACTACGGCAAGCTGCCGCTGAAGCAGTCGCTCGCGCCGGCCGTGCGCATCGCGCGCGACGGCTTCGCGCCCGACAGCCGCCTGATCAACGCCATCGCCGAGCGCCAGCAGGACATCCGCCGCTGGCCCGCCTCCGTCGCCAAGTTCTTGCCCGATGGCCAGCCGCCGGTGGCCGGCAAGACCTGGCGCGATCCGGACCAGGCACGGACGCTGGAGCTGCTGGGCGAGCAGGGTGGTGACGGTTTCTACCGCGGCGACGTCGCCCAGAAGCTGGTCGCCGCCGTGCGCGCCGCGGGCGGCAACTGGACCGCGAAAGACCTGGAGAGCTACCAGGTGAAGGAGCGCCAGCCGATCGTGGCGGATTACCGCGGCTACCGCATCGTCACCGCACCGCCGCCGTCCTCCGGCGGCGTGGCGGTCGCCGAGATCCTCAACATTCTCTCGGGCTTCGATCTGTCCAAGCTCGACGCCGCGCATCGCACGCATCTGGTGATCGAGGCGATGCGCCGCGCGTTCCGCGACCACAACGATTACCTGGGCGATCCGGACTTCGTGAAGATGCCGCTGGATATGCTGCTGTCGCCGTACTACGCCGACGGCCTGCGCCAGACCATCCTGCCGGACAAGGCCACGCCGTCCGCCATGCTGCCGGCCAGCGCCGGCGCCGAGCCGGGCATGCACACCACGCATTTCTCGGTGATCGATCCGGAGGGCAACATCGCCTCCATCACGCTGACGGTGAACTACACGCTCGGTTCCACCTTCGTCGCCAAGGGCACCGGCGTGCTGCTCAACGACGAGATGGACGACTTCGCGCTGGTGCCCAACAAACCCAACGTGTACGGCCTGCTCGGCAGCAAGGCCAATGCGCCGGAACCGGGCAAGCGCATGCTCTCCTCGATGACGCCGAGCATCGTGTTCGGCGCCGACCGCGTCGGCGTGATCGGCTCGCCGGGCGGCTCGACCATCATCACCCAGGTGCTGGAGGGCATCCTCGCCTTCATCGATGGCAAGGACGCGCTCGGCATCGCCGGCCAGAAGCGGTTCCATCACCAATTCATGCCCGACCGCGTGGACGTCGAGGACGGCGTCTTCGACGCCGCCACCTCCGAGGCGCTCACGAAGATGGGCCACACGCTCAAGCCGCGTTCGCCCTGGGGCTATATGAACGTGGTCACCTGGGACCTGAAGACCGGCAAGCTCGACGCGGCCAGCGATCCGCGCCGCCCGTCGGGCCTGGGCAAAGTGCAGTAACGCGAGGCCGGCGCGGGGAAGGGGGCCTCGCGCCGGGACACACGATACGTTGGCAGGGGAAGTTTCATGCAGTTGTGGTCCATCACCGGCAACTCCCAACGGCTCGACGGCGGCGCCATGTTCGGCAATGCGCCCAGGGCCCTCTGGTCCCGCTGGATCGCGCCCGATGCGCAGAACCGCATTCCGTTGGCCTGCCGCTGCCTGCTGGTGAAAGACCTGGACGGCCGCAACGTGCTGTTCGAGGCCGGCATCGGCGCCTTCTTCGAACCGGCCCTGCGCGAGCGTTATGGCGTGGTGGAAGACCGCCACGTGCTGCTGGATTCGCTCGCCGCCGCCGGCCTGTCGCATGAAGATATCGACGCGGTAGTGCTCTCGCATCTGCACTTCGATCATGCCGGCGGCCTGCTCGCTGCGTGGGAGGAAGGCCAGCCGCCGCGCCTGTTGTTCCCCAACGCTACCTACGTGGTCGGCGCCGAGCACTGGCGCCGCGCACAGCAGCCGCATCCGCGCGACCGCGCCTCTTTCATTCCCGAGCTGCAGGCACTGCTTGCCGACAGCGGACGGCTGGAGCTGGTCGAGGGCGCGTATGCGAAGACGCTCGGCGACGCCGTGCGCTTCAGCTATTCGGACGGCCATACGCCCGGGCTCATGCTGGCGGAAGTGGCTGGCGTGGTGTTCTGCGCCGACCTGATCCCGGGGCGCTTCTGGGTGCACCTGCCCATCACCATGGGCTACGACCGCTATCCGGAAGCACTCATCGACGAGAAGCGCGCGTTCCTGGACGACAAGCTCGCGCGCGGCATCGAGCTGTTCTTCACCCACGACCACGATTGCGCGCTGGCGCGCGTCGCCCGCGACGACAAGGGCCGCTACGGCACGGCGGACGAGCTGCGCGAGCTCGCCGGCATGGTGCGCGCATGAGCGCCGCCGGTATGGGCGCGCGCCAATGGATCGCCGGCATCGTCGGCGCCTTGCTCGTACTGGCCGGGCTCGGCCTGGTGGCGACCACCGAGCAGGCCTCCATCGAACACCGCGTGGCCGCCGAACGGCATGGCGGGCAGGTGCTGGAAGTGCAGGGCGACACCCGTCCGGATATCGGCAAGAACCACTACATGGTCCGTGTCAGCGGCCGGCTCAACGTGGTGGACGCGCCGGCCGATCCCGAGTTCGGCCAGCAGGTGGCCACGCCGGTGCTGCTGCGCCACGTGGAAATGTTCCAGTGGCGCGAAGTACGCGTCGCCGGCGACACGCACTACGAGCAGGACTGGGTGGACCGCCCGGTCGATTCCAGCCGGTTCGAGCGTTCCGCCGGACACGCCAACCCCGGTGCGTTCCCCGTCCAGGGCAAGCAGTTCGATGCGGGCCTGGTGAAGATCGGCGGCTACGCGCTCGCACCGGCCTTGTTGCATGCGCTGCCCGGCGGCGAGCGCGTGTCGCCGGACATGAAGACGCTTCCCGCCAACCTCGCCGCAAGCTTCTCCCGTAACGGCGATTACCTGGTCACGAGTGCGAATCCCGCGCATCCGCGCCTGGGCGACCTGCGCGTCAGCTGGGAAGCCGTGCCGGTGCAGGTGCTCACCATCTTCGCGCGCCCGCAGGGCGACCTGCTGGTTCCCGCCACCGACGCGCCCGACGGCAAGGGCTACGACGTGCAGGTCGGCGACCGCCGGCTGGTCGACGTGCTCCCCGACGTCCCCGAGCCGCCCGTCTTCGCCGTGGCCCGCCGGCTGCTGGCGATGCTCCTGGCCGGCATCGGCGTTTTGTTGCTGTTGAGCACTCGCATGAGCGCGCACGATGCCCTGCCGATCGCCCTCGGTGCCGGCGTGCTGCTCGCCGCCGCGGTGGCGGGTGTCATGTGGCTGGGCAAGGATCTGCAATCGAGCGCGTACTGGTTCGTGCTGGCGGTCGCCGGGCTGGGCGTGGTGGTGTGGCGCCTGCACGCGAGGGCGGCTCATTAAGGCGATACTTGATCGGTGTTGTCTTAAACGTTGATCCGCAGCGCAGACAGGAACGAGGCATGGCGGAGCAAGTCGATGTGCTGGTGGTCGGCGGAGGCATCAACGGCGCGGGCATCGCGCGCGACGCGGCAGGACGAGGCCTGAGTGTCTGGCTGTGCGAGCAGGACGACCTGGCCTCGCATACGTCCAGCGCCAGCACCAAGCTGATCCACGGCGGCCTGCGCTATCTGGAGCAATTCGAATTCGCCCTGGTCGGCAAGGCGCTGGCAGAACGTGAGGTCCTGCTGCGAATCGCGCCCCACATCATCTGGCCGTTGCGTTTCGTGTTGCCGCACCAGTCCCACCTGCGGCCGGCGTGGATGATCCGCCTCGGCTTGTTTCTCTACGACCATCTGCAGCGTGGCCGCCGCAGCCTGCCGGGTTCGCGGCGCGTGCGCCTCAGCCGGCATGCCGTGGGGGCGTCGCTGCGCGACGAGTTCCTGATCGGCTTCGTCTATTCGGATGCCTGGGTGCAGGATGCGCGCCTGGTCGTGCTCAATGCGATGGACGCCGCGCAGCGCGGCGCCCGCGTGACCACGCACACCCGCTGCGTCAGCGCGCGCCGCAGCGGCGATCGATGGCTGGCCCGGCTGCAGGGCGCGAACGGCCGGATCACCGAAGTGGCGGCGCGCGCCCTGGTCAATGCCACCGGGCCGTGGGCCGTCGATTTCCTCGACGACATCGTCGCCGAGGGACACGACCGCAACCTGCGCCTGGTCAAGGGCAGCCACATCGTCGTGCCCAGGCTGTACGACCACCGCTACGCGTACATATTCCAGCAACCTGACCGGCGCATCGTCTTCGCCATTCCCTACGAGCGCGAGTTCACCCTGATCGGCACCACCGACGTCGACTACCGCGCCGACCCGGCGCATCCGCGCATCGATGCGGACGAGATCGCGTATCTGTGCGCCGCGGTCAATCGCTACTTCAAGCGCGCCATCGCGCCCCAGGACGTGGTGTGGAGCTACAGCGGCGTGCGCCCGCTGCTCGACGACGAGAGCGGCAATGCGTCGGAAGTGACGCGCGATTACCTGCTCGATATCGCGCCGGCCAAGGGGGCGCCACTGCTCAACGTCTTCGGCGGCAAGCTGACCACCTACCGCAAGCTGGCTGAAGAAGCGGTGGACCGGCTCGCGCCGCTGCTGGGCAATCGCGAAGCAGCGTGGACGGGCAAAGGCCATCCTCTGCCGGGCGGCGATATCCAGAACGCCGACCGCCTCGCGCAACAGCTGCGGGCGACGCGCCCGTGGCTGGGCGAGACGATGGCCTGGCGGCTCGCGCACACCTACGGCAGCCAGGCGGTCCGCGTGATCGGCGATGCGGACTCGCTGGCCGAACTCGGCGAGCATTTCGGCGCGGATCTCTATGCCAGCGAAGTGGACTACCTGCGCCGTTACGAATGGGCGAGCAGCGCGGAGGACGTGCTCTGGCGCCGCACCAAGCTGGGCCTGCACGTCGGCGCAGAAGGCGCGGCGCGCCTGGCCGCTTATTTTGCGCGGAGCACCGCAAGCGCAATGTGATGTTCCGACTCACGCACCGGAAGGACATTCCGGCGTATCCAAGGAGAGCGGTGAATGCGGCAATCGATCGGTGAACTGATTTCGGAAGCGCTGGCGATGTTCATCATCATCGGCCTGGGCGACTCGGTGGCGTGCATGTATGTGCTGTACGACCCCAGCCCCTACCAGAACGCGTACTGGGGCGTGTGCATCGCCTGGGGCCTGGCGGTGACCATCGCCATCTATGCGACCGCCTCGGTCTCCGGCACGCATGCCAATCCGGCCGTGACATTGGCGCTGGCCCTGTTCCGCGGCTTTCCATGGAAGAAGGTCGTGCCGTACACCATCGCGCAGCTGATCGGGGCCTTCCTCGGCGCTTCGATCGTGTATGTGCTGTTCGGCCCGGTGATTGACCACTACAACCAGACTCATGGCCTGACCCGCGAGGCCGGTGGCGCGGCGGGTGTCTTCTTCACCCATCCTGGCCTGGCGATCACGCCGATGCATGCGCTGCTCGACCAGGTGATCCTCACCGCCTTCCTGTTGTTCGGCATCTTCGCCATCACCGAGCGCTTCAACGAAATGGCGCCCGGCGCCAATTCCGGTGCGCTGATGATCGGCCTGCTGGTGGCCACCAT
It contains:
- the ftsY gene encoding signal recognition particle-docking protein FtsY; translation: MLKFWKKKPAETPPPDATPAPAADAPAAAMPHDADAASLDTPALGEVLSEAPPPAEQPAEEQPFEVPDADVAPARRSWRERLSGSGFARGLTSLFSRHPKLDDALLDELETTLITADVGIEASTSLVENLRRRMHKREFADASALLAALRMELVQLLTPVQRPLDVSGHKPYVVLTVGINGVGKTTTIGKLARRYRDEGRAVLLAAGDTFRAAAVEQLKTWGARNSVPVIAQGQDADSASVIFDALQAARSRGADVLIADTAGRLHTQGGLMDELGKIARVLKKIDAEAPHEVLMVIDGTTGQNAVSQVRQFRQIVGVSGLVVTKLDGTAKGGVVFALAREFGLPIRYVGLGESATDLRVFDAEAYVDGLLPASLGQG
- the rsmD gene encoding 16S rRNA (guanine(966)-N(2))-methyltransferase RsmD, with the translated sequence MSGASGRIRIIGGHLRNSRLDVPALPGLRPTAERVRETLFNWLAPVIAGARCLDLCAGTGALGIEALSRGAARTQFVEREPRAAQALRDNLARLKVQGGDVATADAAAYLHGAAQTYDVVFLDPPFVLDLWAALARQLEEGGWLAPAAWIYVESPRSAVPALPATWRPHREGQAGEVRYALYRRAP
- the coaD gene encoding pantetheine-phosphate adenylyltransferase, with protein sequence MNPPVNPRLAVYPGTFDPITNGHADLVARAAPLFERIVVAVAESPNKGKGPGFSLNERIALARLALADLRNVEVRGFDCLLANFVRDISAGVIIRGLRAVSDFEYEFQLASMNRHLIPGVETLFLTPAEQYSFISSSLVREIGRLGGDISGFVHPAVQQAMRQRRQ
- a CDS encoding YfhL family 4Fe-4S dicluster ferredoxin produces the protein MSLKILDTCVNCDVCEPVCPNKAISLGEEYYVIDPALCTECVGHHDEPQCIEVCPVECIIVDPEHTETHDQLELKYRQLMKEGQA
- the ggt gene encoding gamma-glutamyltransferase codes for the protein MRFSMKWPALHARAVLLGLLLVSGATFADDTRTDTAAHKGPVALRGPGKAAIASANFHATEAGLEVIAKGGNAFDAAIAVAATLSVVEPESSGIGGGFMAVLHRAADGKQIFIDARETAPAAVDPKDYVEKDGSPNRDTALNGPLSAGIPGEPAGLAWLAQHYGKLPLKQSLAPAVRIARDGFAPDSRLINAIAERQQDIRRWPASVAKFLPDGQPPVAGKTWRDPDQARTLELLGEQGGDGFYRGDVAQKLVAAVRAAGGNWTAKDLESYQVKERQPIVADYRGYRIVTAPPPSSGGVAVAEILNILSGFDLSKLDAAHRTHLVIEAMRRAFRDHNDYLGDPDFVKMPLDMLLSPYYADGLRQTILPDKATPSAMLPASAGAEPGMHTTHFSVIDPEGNIASITLTVNYTLGSTFVAKGTGVLLNDEMDDFALVPNKPNVYGLLGSKANAPEPGKRMLSSMTPSIVFGADRVGVIGSPGGSTIITQVLEGILAFIDGKDALGIAGQKRFHHQFMPDRVDVEDGVFDAATSEALTKMGHTLKPRSPWGYMNVVTWDLKTGKLDAASDPRRPSGLGKVQ
- a CDS encoding MBL fold metallo-hydrolase codes for the protein MQLWSITGNSQRLDGGAMFGNAPRALWSRWIAPDAQNRIPLACRCLLVKDLDGRNVLFEAGIGAFFEPALRERYGVVEDRHVLLDSLAAAGLSHEDIDAVVLSHLHFDHAGGLLAAWEEGQPPRLLFPNATYVVGAEHWRRAQQPHPRDRASFIPELQALLADSGRLELVEGAYAKTLGDAVRFSYSDGHTPGLMLAEVAGVVFCADLIPGRFWVHLPITMGYDRYPEALIDEKRAFLDDKLARGIELFFTHDHDCALARVARDDKGRYGTADELRELAGMVRA
- a CDS encoding TMEM43 family protein, with the protein product MSAAGMGARQWIAGIVGALLVLAGLGLVATTEQASIEHRVAAERHGGQVLEVQGDTRPDIGKNHYMVRVSGRLNVVDAPADPEFGQQVATPVLLRHVEMFQWREVRVAGDTHYEQDWVDRPVDSSRFERSAGHANPGAFPVQGKQFDAGLVKIGGYALAPALLHALPGGERVSPDMKTLPANLAASFSRNGDYLVTSANPAHPRLGDLRVSWEAVPVQVLTIFARPQGDLLVPATDAPDGKGYDVQVGDRRLVDVLPDVPEPPVFAVARRLLAMLLAGIGVLLLLSTRMSAHDALPIALGAGVLLAAAVAGVMWLGKDLQSSAYWFVLAVAGLGVVVWRLHARAAH
- the glpD gene encoding glycerol-3-phosphate dehydrogenase produces the protein MAEQVDVLVVGGGINGAGIARDAAGRGLSVWLCEQDDLASHTSSASTKLIHGGLRYLEQFEFALVGKALAEREVLLRIAPHIIWPLRFVLPHQSHLRPAWMIRLGLFLYDHLQRGRRSLPGSRRVRLSRHAVGASLRDEFLIGFVYSDAWVQDARLVVLNAMDAAQRGARVTTHTRCVSARRSGDRWLARLQGANGRITEVAARALVNATGPWAVDFLDDIVAEGHDRNLRLVKGSHIVVPRLYDHRYAYIFQQPDRRIVFAIPYEREFTLIGTTDVDYRADPAHPRIDADEIAYLCAAVNRYFKRAIAPQDVVWSYSGVRPLLDDESGNASEVTRDYLLDIAPAKGAPLLNVFGGKLTTYRKLAEEAVDRLAPLLGNREAAWTGKGHPLPGGDIQNADRLAQQLRATRPWLGETMAWRLAHTYGSQAVRVIGDADSLAELGEHFGADLYASEVDYLRRYEWASSAEDVLWRRTKLGLHVGAEGAARLAAYFARSTASAM
- a CDS encoding MIP/aquaporin family protein, which translates into the protein MRQSIGELISEALAMFIIIGLGDSVACMYVLYDPSPYQNAYWGVCIAWGLAVTIAIYATASVSGTHANPAVTLALALFRGFPWKKVVPYTIAQLIGAFLGASIVYVLFGPVIDHYNQTHGLTREAGGAAGVFFTHPGLAITPMHALLDQVILTAFLLFGIFAITERFNEMAPGANSGALMIGLLVATIGASMGYLEAWAINPARDFGPRLFAFFAGWGRSALPSPDNYWWVPIVGPLIGGVVGAGAYQLLVHPFLPARLRELEAAREAAAEGKPVSSSRPSA